From the genome of Streptomyces sp. NBC_01260, one region includes:
- a CDS encoding FAD binding domain-containing protein, with product MREFGYERVFDVSGAVALLGTDPEARFLGGGTNLVDLMKAGVERPALLVDVRELPLDTVEFAPDSGLRLGATVTNSDLAAHAEVRRHYPALAQALLAGASGQLRNMATVGGNLLQRTRCGYFSDLAKPCNKRVPGSGCPAIAGEHHNHAILGASEHCVATHPSDMAVALAAFDAVVSYETADGPGELPVAEFYLPVGDTPHIETALPPGALVTGITLPPAAVAAHSRYRKVRERASYAFAVGSIAAALDVQDGVVRDVRLAFGAVASRPWRARAAERALTGGPASAEAYAAAADAELAAARTLPENGYKVTLMRNLVVAVLTELAEEAAR from the coding sequence ATGAGGGAATTCGGCTACGAGCGCGTCTTCGACGTCTCCGGGGCGGTCGCACTGCTCGGCACGGACCCGGAGGCCAGGTTCCTCGGCGGCGGCACCAACCTCGTCGACCTGATGAAGGCAGGCGTGGAGCGGCCCGCACTTCTCGTCGACGTGCGGGAACTTCCACTGGACACCGTCGAGTTCGCACCGGACAGCGGCCTGCGCCTCGGCGCGACCGTCACCAACAGCGATCTCGCCGCCCACGCCGAGGTACGGCGTCACTACCCGGCACTGGCGCAGGCGCTCCTGGCCGGTGCCTCCGGACAGCTGCGCAACATGGCCACGGTCGGCGGGAATCTGCTCCAGCGGACCCGCTGCGGCTACTTCAGCGACCTCGCCAAGCCGTGCAACAAGCGTGTCCCCGGCAGCGGTTGCCCGGCCATCGCGGGCGAGCACCACAACCACGCGATCCTCGGCGCCTCCGAGCACTGCGTGGCGACCCACCCCTCGGACATGGCGGTCGCGCTCGCGGCCTTCGACGCCGTCGTCTCGTACGAGACGGCCGACGGGCCCGGCGAGCTGCCGGTCGCCGAGTTCTATCTGCCGGTGGGCGACACCCCGCACATCGAGACCGCCCTGCCGCCCGGCGCCCTCGTCACCGGCATCACTCTGCCGCCGGCCGCGGTCGCCGCGCACTCCCGCTACCGGAAGGTGCGCGAGCGCGCCTCGTACGCCTTCGCGGTCGGTTCGATCGCCGCCGCGCTCGACGTCCAGGACGGCGTCGTACGCGACGTGCGCCTCGCGTTCGGGGCGGTCGCGTCCCGGCCGTGGCGGGCCCGTGCGGCCGAGCGGGCACTGACCGGCGGACCGGCGAGTGCCGAGGCGTACGCCGCCGCGGCGGACGCCGAACTGGCGGCCGCCCGGACGCTCCCGGAGAACGGATACAAGGTGACGTTGATGCGCAACCTGGTCGTGGCCGTGCTCACCGAACTCGCCGAGGAGGCCGCCCGATGA
- a CDS encoding xanthine dehydrogenase family protein molybdopterin-binding subunit: protein MTTTTDSAAFTGAVGSGRTRVEGRDKVTGAARYAGEIPFAELAHGWLVLSTVARGRVRPVEDAAVLAMPGVLAVLHHGNAPRVDTGYVGMLGRPNPVVGLFQHDRVPFVGWPVALVVAETSEQAREAAETLVVRYDQEPHDVAFVAGHPGAYTPHNTTMADAETSKGDMEAELQAAAFVVDEEYATPEEHHSSMEPHAATARWDGGRLDIVDSNQGSSWVAAELAQLFSLDPSSVRVRSEHVGGAFGSKGLSPHQVAAVMATTVLHRPVRVVLTRRQMFSLVGFRSPTAQLIRLAADADGRLRAFDHRSQSLTSTVYEFVETSAELGRVLYDADAHHTLHTLVRLDVPTPTWMRAPGEAPGSFAVESALDELAEKCGVDPIALRTRNEPAVGPVSGLPFSSRNVLACFEEGARRFGWADRDPRPGLRREGRWLIGTGTAAATYPSGVGPSTAAVTAEPDGSFTVRINAADIGTGARTAMNLVAADALEVDPDRILMRIGDSDLGPAMIAGGSTGTRSWAWAVKLAAGELRDRLALGGGIPPEGITARSNTAEAIGALAKMERHSFGAQFAEAAVDVTTGEVRVRRLLGIYAAGTIVNPLTARSQFIGGMTWGLSMALHEEAIRDRASGGHVGADLAGYHFAAHADVPVIEADWVEDHVPGDPVGIKGIGEIGVVGVAAAIANAVWHATGVRHRELPIRPDRVLRAAEEARRAAAGEAPSA from the coding sequence ATGACCACGACGACCGACAGCGCGGCATTCACCGGGGCCGTCGGCTCCGGCCGCACCCGGGTGGAGGGCCGCGACAAGGTCACCGGAGCGGCCCGCTACGCCGGCGAGATCCCCTTCGCGGAACTCGCCCATGGCTGGCTGGTGCTCTCGACCGTGGCCCGCGGCCGGGTCCGCCCGGTGGAGGACGCAGCCGTCCTGGCCATGCCCGGAGTCCTCGCCGTGCTGCACCACGGGAACGCTCCGCGCGTCGACACCGGCTACGTCGGCATGCTGGGACGGCCCAACCCGGTCGTCGGGCTCTTCCAGCACGACCGGGTGCCCTTCGTGGGCTGGCCGGTGGCGCTCGTCGTGGCCGAGACGTCCGAACAGGCCCGGGAGGCGGCCGAGACGCTGGTCGTCCGCTACGACCAGGAGCCGCACGACGTGGCGTTCGTCGCCGGGCACCCCGGCGCGTACACGCCGCACAACACCACGATGGCCGACGCCGAGACGTCGAAGGGCGACATGGAGGCCGAGCTCCAGGCAGCCGCCTTCGTCGTGGACGAGGAGTACGCCACCCCGGAGGAGCACCACAGCTCGATGGAGCCGCACGCGGCGACGGCTCGCTGGGACGGCGGCCGCCTCGACATCGTCGACTCCAACCAGGGCAGCAGCTGGGTGGCCGCTGAGCTCGCACAGCTCTTCTCTCTCGACCCGTCCTCCGTACGGGTGCGCTCCGAGCATGTCGGCGGGGCCTTCGGATCAAAGGGACTGAGCCCTCATCAGGTGGCCGCCGTCATGGCGACGACCGTCCTCCACCGGCCCGTACGCGTCGTACTGACCCGGCGCCAGATGTTCTCGCTCGTCGGGTTCCGCAGCCCCACGGCACAGCTGATCAGGCTCGCCGCCGACGCGGACGGCCGGCTGCGCGCGTTCGACCACCGGTCGCAGAGCCTGACGTCGACCGTGTACGAGTTCGTCGAGACGAGCGCCGAGCTGGGGCGCGTCCTGTACGACGCCGACGCTCATCACACCCTGCACACACTGGTACGGCTCGACGTGCCGACCCCGACCTGGATGCGCGCACCGGGTGAGGCGCCGGGATCCTTCGCCGTCGAATCGGCGCTCGACGAGCTGGCCGAGAAGTGCGGCGTGGACCCGATCGCGCTGCGCACACGCAATGAACCCGCGGTGGGGCCCGTGTCGGGGCTGCCGTTCAGCAGCCGCAATGTGCTCGCCTGTTTCGAGGAGGGTGCCCGCCGGTTCGGCTGGGCGGACCGGGACCCGCGTCCCGGCCTGCGCCGGGAGGGGCGCTGGCTGATCGGGACCGGAACGGCCGCGGCCACCTACCCCTCGGGGGTCGGCCCGTCCACCGCGGCCGTGACCGCTGAGCCGGACGGAAGCTTCACCGTACGGATCAACGCGGCGGACATCGGGACCGGCGCCAGGACCGCGATGAACCTGGTCGCCGCGGACGCGCTCGAGGTGGACCCGGACCGCATCCTGATGCGTATCGGGGACAGCGATCTGGGCCCGGCGATGATCGCCGGCGGCTCGACGGGCACCCGCTCCTGGGCCTGGGCGGTAAAGCTGGCGGCGGGCGAGCTGCGGGATCGGCTGGCGCTGGGCGGAGGCATTCCGCCGGAGGGAATCACCGCCAGGTCGAACACCGCCGAGGCCATCGGCGCCCTCGCGAAGATGGAACGGCACTCCTTCGGAGCGCAGTTCGCCGAGGCCGCGGTGGATGTCACCACCGGCGAGGTGCGGGTACGCAGGCTGCTCGGCATCTACGCCGCAGGCACCATCGTCAACCCGCTCACCGCCCGGAGCCAGTTCATCGGCGGAATGACCTGGGGGCTGTCCATGGCCCTGCACGAGGAGGCGATCAGGGACCGGGCCTCCGGCGGCCATGTCGGCGCCGACCTCGCCGGCTATCACTTCGCAGCCCACGCCGACGTGCCGGTCATCGAGGCGGACTGGGTGGAGGACCATGTGCCCGGCGACCCCGTCGGGATCAAGGGCATCGGTGAGATCGGCGTCGTCGGCGTCGCCGCCGCGATCGCCAACGCGGTGTGGCACGCCACCGGCGTACGCCACCGGGAGCTGCCGATCCGTCCCGACCGTGTCCTGCGTGCGGCGGAGGAAGCCCGGCGGGCGGCGGCGGGGGAAGCTCCGAGTGCTTGA
- a CDS encoding TetR/AcrR family transcriptional regulator produces the protein MQEEKSTPLRPDAQRNRERILEVALAELTRTADAPVSVIAKKACVGQGTFYRNFPNREALVLEVYRYEMQQVADTAAQLLLTRDPDRALREWMDRLAQFAMAKAGLAEALRTTVSRHGGLARLGHGPVTRAVTLLLDANEKAGAIRSGLTAEDFLLAIAGLWQIDPHSDWPPRAARLLDLVMDGLRAGASGRDRPAQDEGAADAPEPGSPQDRRA, from the coding sequence GTGCAGGAGGAGAAGAGCACCCCGCTGCGTCCGGACGCACAGCGCAATCGCGAGCGCATCCTGGAAGTCGCGCTGGCCGAGCTGACGCGGACCGCGGACGCCCCGGTGAGCGTGATAGCGAAGAAGGCCTGCGTCGGGCAGGGGACGTTCTACCGCAACTTCCCCAACCGCGAGGCGCTCGTCCTGGAGGTCTACCGCTACGAGATGCAGCAGGTCGCCGACACCGCCGCCCAGTTGCTCCTGACCCGTGATCCCGACCGGGCCCTGCGGGAGTGGATGGACCGGCTCGCGCAGTTCGCCATGGCCAAGGCCGGTCTGGCCGAGGCGCTGCGCACGACGGTCAGTCGGCACGGCGGCCTGGCCCGGCTGGGCCATGGCCCGGTGACCCGGGCCGTCACCCTTCTGCTGGACGCCAACGAGAAGGCCGGCGCCATCCGTTCCGGGCTGACCGCAGAGGACTTCCTGCTCGCCATCGCCGGGCTCTGGCAGATCGACCCGCACAGCGACTGGCCGCCGCGCGCCGCCCGGCTGCTGGACCTTGTGATGGACGGGCTGCGGGCGGGGGCATCCGGCAGGGACCGGCCGGCGCAGGACGAGGGCGCGGCGGATGCGCCGGAGCCGGGTTCACCGCAGGACAGGCGGGCCTGA
- a CDS encoding FAD binding domain-containing protein — MDLNTVRDVRDARSHEPWRPGDAWLGGGTYLFSEPQPRLRRLVDLSRMGWEPVTHHHDGSVEFAATCTIAQLSRHGRRSRVRAAPLFEQCCRAFLASFKIWNMATVGGNLCNALPAGPMISLTAALDGECLLQAQDGSLRRVRVADFVLGAGRKDLGEGELLRSVTLPARALASRTAFRQASLYGLGRSGALVIGVLDEQDGSLAVTVTAATVRPFRLWFPLPPDRTGLRGALEAAIGDADWFDDIHGLPAWRRHMALRLAEEVRRELTTDGAR; from the coding sequence ATGGATCTCAACACCGTGCGGGACGTGCGTGACGCCCGTTCCCACGAGCCCTGGAGGCCCGGTGACGCCTGGCTGGGAGGGGGCACCTACCTGTTCTCCGAGCCCCAGCCCCGGCTGCGGCGGCTGGTGGACCTGAGCAGGATGGGCTGGGAGCCGGTCACGCACCACCACGACGGTTCCGTGGAGTTCGCCGCGACCTGCACCATCGCCCAGCTGTCCCGCCACGGGAGGCGGAGCCGCGTCCGGGCGGCGCCGCTGTTCGAGCAGTGCTGCCGGGCGTTCCTCGCCTCGTTCAAGATCTGGAACATGGCCACCGTCGGCGGGAACCTCTGCAACGCCCTGCCGGCCGGGCCGATGATCTCGCTCACCGCGGCCCTCGACGGGGAGTGCCTGCTCCAGGCGCAGGACGGCTCGCTCCGCCGGGTACGGGTGGCCGATTTCGTCCTCGGCGCGGGGCGCAAGGACCTGGGCGAGGGCGAGTTGCTGCGCTCCGTCACGCTGCCCGCCAGGGCGCTGGCCTCGCGCACCGCATTCCGGCAGGCCTCGCTCTACGGTCTGGGCCGGTCCGGCGCGCTGGTCATCGGGGTGCTCGACGAGCAGGACGGCTCGCTGGCCGTGACGGTCACCGCGGCCACCGTCCGCCCCTTCCGGCTCTGGTTCCCGCTGCCACCGGACCGCACCGGCCTGCGGGGCGCCCTGGAGGCTGCCATCGGCGACGCCGACTGGTTCGACGACATCCACGGGCTGCCCGCCTGGCGGCGGCACATGGCGTTGCGGCTGGCCGAGGAAGTGCGGCGCGAACTGACCACGGACGGTGCACGATGA
- a CDS encoding PucR family transcriptional regulator: MHVEHLLQLESLGLTLLWGEEPLPAREISGVTATDLEDPTRFLQQGEVVLSGLVWWHPNDEPEKAARFVSALRTAGAVALLAGEETHGAVPDVLVDACRTHGVTLIAVPASTSFRAITEAVYLRHWGDLSRRPTHHYALPENVRNELSVLLAAGADPDTLLDRAFAHLGTPAAYLLSATGRTLARTPSAPPLTAPRGAECLRRPTGATLRIESDGSPYDVWHLHVPDTAGAPPRVLHEIADVLAQHRHRTAPGEKAARRKGDDLVSLISAPHTDGTSLRLALHGCGLFDRGPYQVITARPAHEDDASAAADALTEALHHDPGRPFAVGRLAGGTAVAVVQGEPGDSEGRLRALWPVLDGCRPGAALHGGVGAEVAGPEGLHGSLVQARYALTASRATEPAAARLTSMDGLTTLHSLLAGLPEEVREVFSARTLGPLTDEDGASQRMMLHTLEVFLAHNCSWARVAEALHLHVNTVHYRVRRIEQLTGRDLSRLDHRLDLQAALMCR; the protein is encoded by the coding sequence ATGCACGTCGAACACCTCCTCCAGCTCGAATCCCTCGGCCTCACCCTGCTCTGGGGCGAAGAGCCCCTGCCGGCCCGGGAGATCAGCGGGGTCACCGCCACCGACCTGGAGGACCCGACCCGCTTCCTCCAGCAGGGCGAGGTCGTTCTCAGCGGCCTGGTGTGGTGGCATCCGAACGATGAACCCGAGAAGGCTGCACGGTTCGTCAGCGCGCTCCGGACGGCCGGGGCCGTGGCCCTGCTCGCGGGCGAGGAAACGCACGGCGCCGTGCCCGATGTCCTCGTCGACGCCTGCCGGACCCACGGCGTCACCCTCATCGCCGTCCCCGCGAGCACCAGCTTCCGGGCCATCACCGAGGCGGTCTACCTCCGGCATTGGGGCGATCTCAGCCGCCGTCCCACCCATCACTACGCACTGCCCGAGAACGTACGCAACGAGCTCAGCGTCCTGCTGGCGGCCGGTGCGGACCCGGACACGCTGCTCGACCGCGCCTTCGCCCACCTGGGAACCCCGGCCGCGTACCTCCTCAGTGCGACAGGACGCACCCTCGCGCGCACTCCGTCGGCCCCGCCGCTGACCGCGCCACGGGGTGCGGAATGCCTGCGCAGGCCCACCGGAGCCACGCTGCGCATCGAGTCGGACGGATCCCCCTACGACGTCTGGCACCTGCATGTCCCCGACACAGCAGGGGCGCCGCCCCGTGTGCTGCACGAAATAGCCGACGTCCTCGCCCAGCACCGGCACCGCACCGCCCCCGGAGAGAAAGCGGCACGCCGCAAGGGCGACGACCTCGTCTCGCTGATCAGCGCCCCGCACACCGACGGGACATCACTGCGCCTCGCACTCCACGGCTGCGGCCTCTTCGACCGGGGCCCCTACCAGGTCATCACGGCGCGGCCGGCCCATGAGGACGACGCGAGCGCGGCGGCGGACGCCCTGACCGAGGCCCTGCACCACGACCCCGGCCGCCCCTTCGCCGTGGGCAGGCTCGCGGGAGGTACGGCCGTGGCCGTCGTCCAGGGCGAACCGGGAGACAGCGAAGGCCGGTTGCGCGCCCTGTGGCCCGTCCTGGACGGCTGCCGCCCCGGCGCGGCACTCCACGGCGGGGTGGGCGCGGAGGTCGCCGGTCCCGAGGGCCTGCACGGCAGTCTCGTGCAGGCGCGCTACGCCCTGACGGCATCCCGCGCCACGGAACCCGCGGCGGCCCGGCTGACCTCCATGGACGGCCTCACCACCCTGCACTCGCTGCTCGCCGGACTCCCCGAGGAGGTGCGCGAGGTCTTCAGCGCCCGGACCCTGGGCCCGCTGACTGACGAGGACGGAGCCTCGCAGCGCATGATGCTGCACACCCTGGAAGTCTTCCTCGCGCACAACTGCTCCTGGGCGCGCGTCGCGGAAGCCCTTCACCTCCATGTCAACACGGTTCACTACCGTGTCCGGCGCATCGAGCAGCTCACCGGTCGCGACCTGTCGCGCCTCGATCACCGCCTCGATCTTCAGGCCGCTCTGATGTGCCGCTGA
- a CDS encoding TOBE domain-containing protein yields MPSYSIGQAAELLAVSPETVRRWADGGHLAMDRGGSGNRVIDGVSLAGFATERAAGLHPVPGEVLTSVRNSFAGIVISVTADDVVAQVEIQSGPHRLVSLISRESVDELGLEVGVMATARVKSTNVHIDRPGGRD; encoded by the coding sequence GTGCCTTCGTACAGCATTGGCCAGGCCGCGGAGCTGCTGGCCGTGAGTCCCGAGACCGTTCGCCGCTGGGCCGACGGCGGTCACCTCGCGATGGACCGGGGCGGCTCCGGAAACCGGGTGATCGACGGTGTCAGCCTCGCCGGCTTCGCCACGGAGCGTGCCGCGGGGCTGCATCCGGTTCCCGGGGAGGTGCTGACGTCGGTACGGAACTCGTTCGCCGGGATCGTCATCTCGGTGACGGCCGACGACGTCGTGGCACAGGTGGAGATCCAGTCGGGTCCGCACCGGCTGGTGTCACTGATCAGCCGCGAGTCCGTCGATGAACTCGGCCTGGAGGTCGGGGTCATGGCCACGGCACGGGTGAAGTCGACGAACGTGCACATCGACCGGCCGGGCGGCCGGGACTGA
- a CDS encoding 2Fe-2S iron-sulfur cluster-binding protein: MGPSTSSAITLNINGEKYTLPVDHRTTLLDALREHLDLTGTKKGCDQGQCGACTVLLDGRRAVACLQLAVAAQGRAVTTIEGVADGDRLHPVQQAFLDLDGYQCGYCTPGQICSALAVIEEHAAGWPSAVTDDVRPEAGAPALTAEEIRERMSGNLCRCGAYVSIVQAVARAAEASAAEAATFQDKEPVA; the protein is encoded by the coding sequence ATGGGCCCATCGACGTCCAGTGCCATCACCCTGAACATCAATGGCGAAAAGTACACCCTGCCCGTCGACCACCGCACCACCCTGCTCGACGCCCTGCGCGAGCACCTCGATCTGACCGGCACCAAGAAGGGCTGTGACCAGGGCCAGTGCGGCGCCTGCACGGTACTGCTCGACGGGCGCAGGGCCGTGGCCTGCCTGCAGCTCGCGGTCGCGGCACAGGGGCGCGCGGTCACCACCATCGAAGGAGTGGCCGACGGCGACCGACTGCACCCGGTCCAGCAGGCCTTCCTCGACCTCGACGGCTATCAGTGCGGCTACTGCACCCCGGGGCAGATCTGTTCGGCCCTCGCGGTGATCGAGGAACACGCGGCGGGCTGGCCGAGCGCCGTGACCGACGATGTACGGCCGGAGGCGGGGGCGCCCGCGCTCACCGCCGAAGAGATCCGCGAGCGGATGAGCGGCAACCTGTGCCGCTGCGGCGCCTACGTGTCGATCGTGCAGGCGGTCGCGCGGGCGGCCGAGGCCTCCGCGGCCGAGGCCGCCACGTTCCAGGACAAGGAGCCGGTGGCATGA